Sequence from the Chelonoidis abingdonii isolate Lonesome George chromosome 1, CheloAbing_2.0, whole genome shotgun sequence genome:
TGGCTGCAGTTTACATCCCCAGACTTGCAGAAGGTTCTTCTGCTCTGATAGATGCAGCTTCACCACAGTAAAAAGACACAGGGTTGGTTGGTtactgccttcctctgcagcagggtcAATTCTCAGTTTTAAATTAATGtgaatggtggattttctgtaacaaactctttaaatcatgatttgaggacatcagtaactcagccagaggttatgggtctatctCAGGaatgggtggatgaggttctgtggcctgaaatgtgcaggaggtcagactaaatgagcaTGATGGTCCCTGTTGGCCATAAAGTCTGAGTCAATATGGCTCTTTGAGTCTTGCCTCAAAATTTCTAGCCCTGTACATGCAAGTTGAGGAGGGTGAAGCAAATAATAAAACAGAGACTGGCTAGAGAGTCAAAGGGTCATAAGTGGGGAGCCAGAACTGGGATGAAGCAGTTTGAACTTCTTACCCATCAGACCACAGAATCGATCAAAGGTTCTGGGAATCCTGGTCTGGggattgacttcaatgagaacatTCTTCTGCGTGTGGATGTAAACCTGCAGCAGGCCAGCCCGGTTCAGGGGACTATCCATGAGCATCAGGAGGCtcttaagagagagagagcacacaatGGGGGAAGCACATGACACCAGAGAATTTGATGCTAAAAGGAAGGATCAACTCTCAGACATCAGGGTCTGAGCATAGTGAACAGGAAGGGACTATTCTGCTGAGGAAGTGGCGAGAAAAGGATTCAAAAACGcacactggctctgctgcagcagaattttaaaagacGGGTGTTTCCGTGGGCAATGtgatttataaaattaaaaaagacaaatCTTTGGAAAGGCCAATCCTGCTTCAAGGAACAAGCTGATCTCTTGATATGAGAAGACCAGAGAAAAGGGTGGCTTTTGCATAAGCACCTCCTGCAGGGGCTGGTTACTGGCACAGCGACTAGGCCCTGCACAACGTGGGTCGTACCTGGTGCGTGATGTCGGGCCTCACCTCCCCCGGGTCCCGGCCGCTTCGCAGCAGTAGCGATTTGTGCTTGTCGCAGTTCAGCAGCTCGTACGTCTTCCCAACCTGCAACCAAAGAGGCGAGGAGAGAGTGAGAACAAGGCGGGTCACGGGGACTCCCCGCcgggcccagcccagccccgttCCCGCGGCACCTTCACGGTCTCCAGACTCGCTCCCTCGAGAAGCACAAGAAGCCGCCGCCGCTGCCCCCAGGGCCGCTTCGCCTCCGGGGCCGCCTCCGCCGCCGCGTCCCCTGCTGGTCTCCGGAGCTGCCGCGTGGGCGCCGCCATCTTAGAACCGGAAGCGGCGTCACAGCTACAGCTCCTGCTCTTCTAAACCGGGGCCTCGCGTTTCCCTCAGCGGCGCGGGGAGAGAGCCTAGAAATCGGCCATATTCCGAGCACTTCCGGTGTGCGAAGGCCGCTTCCGGTGAGAGAACCTAAACATCGACGTCACGTGCCCGGCTCTTTACCCTCCCCGCGGCCAGGGTTGTTTCCGCGCGCTCGCTGTGAAGCGGCACCGCCTCCGCCCACTTGCTTTTCAATCTCGGGGCGCCATGTTGGAAAAAGCCGCTTCCGGTCACCGGTTCCTGTCGGAGGGGTTAGAAAACGGACACTTCCGGtgccctttctccctcctcctcctcctcctgcggCGGCGGCGGCAACGTGCGGGCAGGTGAGGGCTGGTTCGGGGCGGcgggctgagctcagctcccggCGGGGGGGGCGAGGGGACGGGACTGTCTCTCTGTCTGACTTACGTGGCTTCCCGTCCCGCAGCGCCCGACCGAGCTCCTCATGGCCCAGAACCTGAAGGACTTGGCGGGGCGGCTCCCCGCCGGGCCGCGCGGGATGGGCACCGCCctcaagctgctgctgggagccggCGCCGTCGCCTACGGGGTCCGCGAGTCGGTCTTCACCGGTGAGTTCTCCTGGCCCCGTGCCCCCATCcccctggcccggcccggcccggctgcTCCCCGCGCTCCCCCCCCGGCCCGGCCTGACTGCTCCCCGCTCTCCCCACAGTGGAAGGAGGCCAGAGGGCGATATTCTTCAACCGCATCGGTGGGATCCAGCCAGACACGATCCTGGCCGAGGGGCTGCACTTCAGGTAAGGGGTAGAGGTGGGAGGTGGCTCTTGGGGTTTCATCCACGTCCTTTTGAGCCAACTTTTTGTTGATTGTGGGCACCCGCAGGTAAAAGATCTTTTTCCTCGTTCAAACCAAGACTTTCACTGCTACCCCCAATAAATTCCTTCTTGGAAAAGCAGCCTTAAtcccaggagcagagagagacatTCTTGTAGTTactaaatcttcatttaaaacagTCTCCTAACTATTTTAAAGACCCAGCTGTAATGCTGGAAGGGCCTGTGCTGCTGACAGAGCTTTGCAAGGTACCATCTTCAGCCACACGGTAGCCACAAAGTTGGGAACTCATAGCAATGAGGTGGGAACATCACAGCTAAATTGAGATTGTCAAAATAACTGTAGCACGTGTGACACATCCACtttctggtttaaaaaatagGCGAATACGAAAAGTCCACTTGTTGTAATGGCATcatcaaaaaaggaaaaagttaaagTTTTTAGCAAAAAACATCTGAGG
This genomic interval carries:
- the EMG1 gene encoding ribosomal RNA small subunit methyltransferase NEP1; translated protein: MAAPTRQLRRPAGDAAAEAAPEAKRPWGQRRRLLVLLEGASLETVKVGKTYELLNCDKHKSLLLRSGRDPGEVRPDITHQSLLMLMDSPLNRAGLLQVYIHTQKNVLIEVNPQTRIPRTFDRFCGLMVQLLHKLSVRAADGPQKLLKVIKNPVTDHLPVGCMKIGTSFSVPNVTDVRELVPTAEPVAIVVGAFAHGSLNVNYTEKMISISNYPLSAALTCAKITTAFEEAWGVV